A region from the Achromobacter seleniivolatilans genome encodes:
- a CDS encoding c-type cytochrome: protein MMLTHASLPFAQNINGKNLYTQRCAVCHGADIKGTGPLAKKSNPPTPDLTTAAFKKRLNDYPGVIVSSVILRPNGDLIPRTLRENGVRIAPHAWTVQDFRDLNKYMSDVIAKSR from the coding sequence ATGATGCTCACCCACGCATCACTCCCCTTCGCGCAAAACATCAATGGAAAAAATCTCTACACACAGAGATGTGCCGTATGCCATGGAGCCGACATCAAAGGGACTGGTCCACTAGCGAAGAAAAGCAATCCTCCTACCCCTGATCTGACGACCGCTGCGTTCAAGAAGCGGCTCAATGACTATCCGGGCGTTATCGTTTCATCGGTAATTCTTCGACCAAATGGAGACTTGATTCCAAGAACTCTACGAGAAAACGGTGTACGGATTGCGCCGCACGCCTGGACCGTTCAGGATTTTCGCGATCTCAATAAATACATGAGTGATGTGATCGCAAAAAGCCGGTGA
- a CDS encoding hemagglutinin repeat-containing protein — protein sequence MMSKLSSLIVWSIVFTQVWTPVLAQTLPISVDKSVSGQKPTVSVTNGVPVVNIAPPSAGGVSNNRYTQFNVGPSGVVLNNSGGASQTQLAGQVAGNVMLGNQRAATILNQVTAPNPSQLLGTLEVGGNRANVIVANPAGITCNGCGFLNADRATLTTGRPQVGPDGNIALDVAAGKIRVEGEGLNGTGASQVDLIARSLEINAGVWADRLNVTAGAARVDYATGALSARAGEGPAPEVALDTAALGGMYANSIRLIGTEAGVGVNVGGNLVALTGDLQVSASGDVRIAPSAAVQAARDLRLAAGRDLAVDGAVQAAGGVALAAGRNAEIKGAVGAGGSVDVNAAGDVNVTAQGAVQAQGALRVAAGQDLTLGGSLLMGGQDVRAESGRNVRIGGNASTPGVTPPASGGTGTGGSAGGGTSSGGTGAGAGAGTGGAGSGAPGSAAQAGVNSSGLVTARSGIALMAGRDMTLPAQVTAAGALHAQAGADLTTGTTAQIQSGGPATIRAGADLRVGGQVGARGDVSLMAGRDAALSGKGAATGRLALDAGRDLRVDASAQWDAEGAVAAKTGGDLALAGALRANGDTAMAAGGKLAIDGAVSAASGGMNISAGGDLSVGAQAQVAAAGPVGLSAGGDLQSIGKITSLKDLSLQAVRDLSLDGQTLATGNLRLQAGQGLTTSSASRAQADGSVMADAGSASLAGMLIAGQSAQVSARDALRVDGTLLADAGTLKAASGGDMTLGSASVLQAGRQLTAQAGGKLLADGTLSGETDILLSAGASADLNGKTVANGALRAEAGTDLTIGQGALAQGSGKLFLSADQDLRVAGTAGTADMAQGADGILQAQAGRDLFVTGIVTAGTPASLSATRNLGIDGTVAALAGSLTADAGGQLRVGAAGRMQAAQNLTAQSGGDLESDGVIVAGGGLTLMATGDARLGGTAAALGAAAAGNLLVGGRDVTVKQGGQVQAAGTLTAQARRDLVAAGALASVQDMMLSAARDARVDGTAASDANLTLVGRNVAVGAAGLAQAAGTLTGTAQGTLIAAGSMLAGITQTLQAGDGMSVDGTVAALQGDLTLDTQRGNLVLGAASNQQAGRTLAATAGGALHALGSAAAGLGMTLRAGTDATLGGVAATQAGNVAINANGNLTTTASGRIQAADAIDLQAGGALQNAGILSAAGGATLLAGTTLNNTGSVLAGGDINATAVGALGNTGRFIAGVGEDGTLSLPGSVKLTAAFITHPGISAAGKDMTLAAGGMDLSGGNLSAIGKLALASPGDIATRNAILHGGSLDIGAANLRNQGGKLTSAGDATLKLSGELDNTSGLIAAAGDVQIEASRVGNAGGTLAGGDLTLATPGAVDNRGGLIQADETLTLNAASLDNSATLTAASAPPKGVLGKLVSIVADRVNNQGGSISAGQDLTIITGELDNAGGEVAAQRYATVDAALLKNNQGKVMAGERLTVMIQTLQGLGALQSAQDLSFTYTGSLNQTGNIAAGRDLSMSVGGAMDNSATVSAGRDLTISAASLNNQTSGELLAGRNNTINVTNGLTNSGLIDGGSTSITAGRVDNFGRIYGNTISIRAGELVNGAGPGGGAVIASRGDLDLGVGSLVNREHALIYAGADLRIGGALDANRKAIGQTVALLNASATIEAAGNAAISAASLQNVNTNFVSQTLPVLTVPKLYVTPAGTTDMYDMETNWFCDQVTPMCGKVPAWLDDDPERRFLRPSDRYPASRYGPPFDYVPNKKGRAGETAPIPITFTPETVACSGGDNGGDCWPVPESFFYSNDAPIWAVFGVAPPSGAMPVWVPPMRDCFGPAECAAEAARRQAYEDAYAAYRTPHIELDQRIREFNADFDSRLVGTFTYYQVDETVTETRTVSSDPAKILSGGSMTLTGTVTNDKSQIAAGGALSVTGPAINNIGAGGQRVVTRAGTATVTQARDRDRKEYSSDYQQTLAAESIELPVGTSGGYVPISLTGGAPGATGASAPGPVLIASIGLPGGSVVRSVSNPATIPDSQLFAVNGRPDAPYVVATDPRFVGNRPTVSSDYLFDLLQQPGAPVGNSGASGTVNAGLGNRPGGLNALIPSGAKFLTPSGQPRRLGDGFYEQKLVADQILATTGQRFLEGFGDNDSQYKQLLANGAQFALDNGITLGAALTEAQQRQLNTDLVWLVEQTVTLPDGTTETVLVPQVYLLVREGDLKGDGTLMAGRDVKLAADGDINNSGTIGSRDATVMTAANIVNQAGGLIQGAVVDLAAREDLANLVSLIKGDNVALSAGRDIALTSTSASENHGATWGSYISGVSRVDAGNLSMQAGRDLTLTAAQVTAKDDVRIQAGRDITLATLEESHGESQVGNKKNRHDLSTSSEIGSTIAADGNVTLIAGQDVNARAADVTAGQQLAVGAGRDINLTAGVQTGSAYGETHYKTSGFMSSKTTHTKTSSDWTLAKGSNFMGDTVALMAGRDLTVQGSNVIGDNDVLLMANRDITIAAATESYKDYQYEKVTKSGLGGGGGFNIGYSKQARTDWMKGESGGYSSSTVGSVGGNVTIDAGRDVGVFASEVLAQDGDISIAGRNVAIVAGVGEARQHEYHEFKQSGITIGVAGGMLGAAQQIHGTLSQAGEAKSSRLAAVKVGQAAYQAVQANRAMDAANGEKATAADKEAASAQIQISLSSNKSVSETKRTQDTAFGSSIMAGGNVSIVALGEKGVAGSGNLSIIGSDVTGKNVLLAATNDLYLLSQAQTSTETSTNKNSGWKVGVGIGVSDSGSGGGINIFASGYAGKGNANGNGTTYQETQVSARDNLTLISGRDTVMIGAQARADSIRADIGRNLTIASQQDTDRYNAKQSQVNAGGSFSFGSMTGSAYIGASIGKTKSNYDSVIEQSGLYAGTGGFDIYVGKHTQLDGAVIASDANAAKNKLSTETFGFTDLENKAAYKSTTVGVNLGMSGAFDVASKGGANGLGPSGLTFGHTSGSDSGTTYAAIAPGTIEVRSDKGTGRDSTAGLSRDTAGANGSIGQIFDKDKVREQLEFQQAFGQLGMQIAGDVLKDLKKDDPDLWGEGKAGAIAMHAAIAGIGAALGGGNVAGAIAGTIAGDLATNLVRDQVELAVAGLSGDMRDQVTKVILNVVASAAGGAVGGVSGAGGAAVADMYNRQLHPDERKWAKENAEGMQKYVAEATGQSISLEEAYQRLLSAGYGIVDERADQAGSANSDEFARQYIAENKSAGLFLASPEERRNYLLNGNVDGTWTPEQQARFGIKTPGENASRKVTVAETYLGKPCGADCVSKFSSINDAILSLEVAKKFYQDDPSSVDLINRQIIQLRDGITDDEIVRGAASYLASIDKEVAYSMLGTPRLVEIFQRFNAKIVGEAVVANDINSIADRILSANRVGSGLKADTSHIAASFLTKEQLALGEIFTIKGGDGVDRILLQTVGGLNGKPGIYEYILDPSSKVTHQRFIENGLINGIPNQRAPRVK from the coding sequence ATGATGTCCAAGCTTAGTTCGTTGATTGTCTGGTCCATCGTCTTCACGCAAGTCTGGACTCCGGTGCTGGCGCAGACCTTGCCAATCTCGGTCGACAAGAGTGTGTCCGGGCAGAAGCCGACGGTGAGCGTGACGAACGGCGTGCCCGTCGTCAACATCGCGCCGCCCTCGGCCGGAGGCGTCTCCAACAACCGCTACACCCAGTTCAACGTGGGGCCATCTGGCGTGGTGTTGAACAACAGCGGCGGTGCCAGCCAGACGCAGCTTGCGGGGCAGGTGGCCGGCAACGTCATGCTGGGCAATCAGCGCGCTGCCACCATTCTGAATCAGGTCACTGCACCGAACCCGTCGCAACTCTTGGGGACTCTGGAAGTCGGTGGTAACCGGGCCAACGTCATCGTCGCCAACCCGGCGGGCATCACCTGCAATGGCTGCGGCTTCCTGAACGCCGACCGCGCTACCTTGACGACAGGACGGCCCCAGGTTGGTCCCGATGGCAACATCGCGCTGGACGTGGCTGCGGGCAAGATCCGCGTCGAGGGCGAGGGCCTGAACGGCACCGGCGCCAGCCAAGTCGACTTGATCGCCCGGTCACTGGAAATCAACGCTGGCGTTTGGGCCGATCGGCTCAACGTGACTGCGGGTGCCGCACGTGTAGATTACGCGACGGGCGCTTTGTCGGCCCGGGCTGGCGAAGGCCCGGCGCCTGAGGTGGCGCTGGACACCGCCGCACTGGGCGGCATGTACGCAAATAGCATCCGGCTGATCGGAACCGAGGCCGGCGTTGGCGTCAACGTGGGCGGCAACCTGGTGGCCCTGACGGGCGACCTGCAGGTCAGTGCGTCGGGAGACGTGCGCATCGCGCCCAGCGCCGCCGTGCAGGCGGCGCGCGATTTGCGCTTGGCGGCCGGGCGCGACCTGGCGGTGGACGGCGCGGTGCAGGCCGCGGGCGGCGTCGCGCTAGCGGCGGGACGCAACGCTGAGATCAAAGGCGCGGTCGGCGCCGGCGGATCGGTGGACGTAAATGCCGCAGGCGACGTAAACGTCACCGCGCAAGGCGCAGTGCAGGCTCAGGGTGCGCTACGCGTCGCGGCTGGGCAGGACCTGACGTTGGGCGGCTCCCTGCTGATGGGCGGCCAAGACGTGCGCGCAGAGTCTGGCCGAAATGTGCGGATTGGCGGGAATGCGTCCACTCCTGGCGTGACACCGCCGGCTTCCGGAGGCACAGGCACGGGGGGCTCTGCTGGTGGCGGAACCTCGTCGGGCGGCACAGGGGCGGGCGCTGGTGCTGGCACGGGCGGCGCGGGATCGGGCGCACCCGGTAGCGCGGCGCAGGCCGGCGTCAATTCCAGCGGGCTGGTGACAGCCAGGAGCGGCATCGCCCTGATGGCCGGTCGGGACATGACGCTGCCCGCGCAGGTCACCGCCGCGGGCGCGCTGCATGCGCAGGCCGGCGCGGACCTGACCACGGGCACAACCGCCCAGATCCAGTCGGGCGGACCCGCGACGATACGCGCCGGCGCGGACCTGCGCGTGGGCGGCCAGGTCGGCGCGCGCGGCGATGTGTCGCTGATGGCGGGGCGCGACGCCGCGCTGTCCGGCAAGGGCGCTGCCACGGGCCGTCTCGCCCTGGACGCGGGACGCGACCTGCGCGTGGACGCATCCGCGCAATGGGACGCCGAAGGCGCCGTGGCCGCCAAGACGGGCGGCGACCTGGCGCTGGCCGGGGCGCTGCGCGCCAACGGCGACACCGCCATGGCGGCCGGCGGAAAACTGGCCATCGATGGCGCCGTCTCGGCCGCGTCCGGGGGCATGAATATCTCCGCGGGCGGCGACCTTTCCGTGGGCGCGCAGGCGCAAGTGGCCGCAGCCGGCCCCGTCGGCCTGAGTGCCGGCGGCGACCTGCAAAGCATCGGCAAGATCACGTCCCTGAAAGACCTGTCGCTGCAGGCCGTGCGCGACTTGTCGCTGGACGGCCAGACGCTCGCCACCGGTAACTTGCGCCTGCAGGCCGGTCAGGGGCTGACGACATCTTCCGCATCGCGCGCGCAGGCCGACGGCTCGGTCATGGCCGACGCAGGCAGCGCATCGCTGGCCGGCATGCTCATCGCGGGCCAATCCGCCCAGGTCAGCGCACGGGATGCCCTGCGCGTGGACGGCACGCTGCTGGCCGACGCCGGCACGCTCAAGGCCGCCAGCGGCGGCGATATGACGCTGGGCAGCGCCAGCGTGCTGCAGGCGGGACGGCAACTGACCGCGCAGGCCGGCGGCAAGCTGCTTGCGGACGGCACCCTCTCCGGTGAAACCGACATCCTCCTGTCCGCGGGGGCAAGCGCCGACCTGAACGGTAAGACGGTCGCCAACGGCGCCCTGCGCGCCGAAGCAGGTACGGACCTGACCATCGGGCAGGGTGCGCTGGCGCAAGGCAGCGGCAAGCTGTTCCTGAGCGCGGACCAGGACCTGCGCGTGGCGGGCACGGCCGGCACCGCCGACATGGCGCAGGGCGCCGACGGCATCCTGCAGGCCCAGGCGGGCCGGGACCTGTTCGTGACCGGCATCGTCACCGCGGGCACCCCCGCCAGCCTGTCCGCAACGCGCAACCTTGGCATCGACGGCACGGTGGCGGCGCTGGCAGGCAGCCTGACGGCCGACGCCGGCGGGCAGTTGCGCGTCGGCGCAGCCGGCCGCATGCAGGCCGCGCAGAACCTGACCGCCCAATCGGGCGGCGACCTGGAATCCGACGGCGTCATCGTCGCGGGCGGCGGCCTTACGTTGATGGCAACGGGCGATGCGCGCCTGGGCGGCACGGCGGCCGCGCTGGGCGCCGCCGCCGCCGGCAACCTGCTTGTGGGCGGACGCGACGTGACCGTCAAGCAGGGCGGGCAGGTGCAGGCTGCAGGTACGCTCACGGCGCAAGCTCGGCGCGACCTCGTCGCCGCCGGCGCGCTGGCCTCGGTGCAGGACATGATGCTGTCCGCCGCGCGCGATGCGCGCGTGGACGGCACTGCGGCCAGCGACGCGAACCTGACGCTGGTGGGCCGCAACGTGGCCGTGGGCGCCGCAGGGCTAGCGCAAGCCGCCGGCACGCTCACCGGCACGGCGCAAGGAACGCTGATCGCCGCAGGCAGCATGCTGGCGGGCATCACGCAAACGCTCCAAGCTGGCGACGGCATGAGCGTAGACGGCACAGTCGCCGCCTTGCAGGGCGACCTGACGCTGGACACGCAGCGGGGCAACCTGGTCCTGGGCGCCGCGTCGAACCAGCAGGCGGGCAGGACGCTCGCCGCCACCGCCGGCGGCGCGCTGCACGCCCTGGGATCGGCCGCCGCCGGACTAGGCATGACCTTGCGCGCGGGCACCGACGCCACGCTGGGTGGCGTCGCCGCCACGCAGGCGGGCAATGTCGCCATCAACGCCAACGGCAACCTGACCACGACCGCCAGCGGCCGCATCCAGGCCGCCGACGCCATCGACCTCCAGGCAGGCGGTGCGCTGCAGAACGCGGGCATCCTGTCGGCCGCAGGCGGGGCCACCCTGCTGGCGGGCACGACCCTCAACAACACCGGCTCCGTGTTGGCGGGCGGCGATATCAACGCCACCGCCGTTGGCGCGCTGGGCAACACCGGCCGCTTCATCGCAGGCGTCGGCGAAGACGGCACGCTCAGCCTGCCGGGCAGCGTCAAACTGACCGCAGCCTTCATCACCCATCCGGGCATCAGCGCGGCCGGCAAGGACATGACTCTTGCTGCGGGCGGCATGGACCTGTCCGGCGGCAACCTGTCCGCCATCGGCAAACTCGCGCTCGCCTCGCCCGGCGACATCGCCACGCGCAACGCCATCCTGCACGGCGGCAGCCTCGACATCGGCGCCGCCAACCTGCGCAACCAGGGAGGCAAACTCACGTCCGCCGGCGACGCCACGCTGAAACTAAGCGGCGAACTGGACAACACCTCGGGCCTGATCGCCGCCGCCGGCGACGTGCAGATCGAAGCGTCGCGCGTCGGCAACGCTGGCGGCACGCTGGCAGGCGGGGACCTGACCCTTGCCACGCCGGGGGCCGTCGACAACCGGGGCGGCCTGATCCAGGCCGACGAAACCCTGACCCTGAACGCCGCCAGCTTGGACAACAGCGCCACGCTGACCGCCGCTTCCGCGCCGCCCAAGGGCGTGCTAGGCAAGCTGGTCTCCATCGTCGCCGACCGCGTCAACAACCAGGGCGGCTCCATCAGCGCCGGCCAGGACCTTACGATCATCACCGGAGAACTGGACAACGCCGGCGGCGAAGTCGCCGCCCAGCGCTACGCGACCGTCGACGCCGCGCTCCTGAAAAACAACCAGGGCAAGGTGATGGCGGGCGAACGGCTCACCGTCATGATCCAAACCCTGCAAGGCCTGGGCGCCCTGCAATCCGCGCAGGACCTGTCCTTCACCTACACGGGCTCGCTTAACCAGACCGGCAACATCGCCGCCGGCCGCGACCTGAGCATGTCCGTTGGCGGCGCCATGGACAACAGCGCCACGGTCAGCGCCGGACGCGACCTGACGATCTCCGCCGCGTCACTCAACAACCAGACTAGCGGCGAACTGCTGGCCGGGCGCAACAACACCATAAACGTTACCAACGGCCTGACTAACTCGGGCCTCATTGATGGCGGCTCGACCAGCATCACCGCCGGCCGAGTCGACAACTTTGGCCGCATCTACGGCAACACCATTTCCATCCGCGCCGGAGAACTCGTCAACGGCGCGGGTCCGGGCGGCGGCGCCGTCATCGCTTCGCGCGGCGACCTGGACCTGGGCGTCGGATCATTGGTGAACCGCGAGCACGCACTGATCTACGCGGGCGCCGACCTGCGCATCGGTGGGGCGCTGGACGCGAACCGCAAAGCCATCGGCCAGACTGTGGCGCTGCTGAATGCTTCGGCCACCATCGAGGCGGCTGGTAACGCGGCTATCTCGGCTGCGTCGCTGCAGAACGTCAACACCAACTTCGTCAGCCAGACGCTGCCGGTGCTGACGGTCCCCAAGTTGTACGTGACCCCCGCGGGCACGACCGACATGTACGACATGGAGACCAACTGGTTCTGCGACCAGGTCACGCCGATGTGCGGCAAGGTTCCTGCGTGGCTGGACGACGATCCTGAACGCCGTTTCCTGCGGCCATCGGACAGGTATCCGGCATCGCGATATGGGCCACCGTTTGATTATGTGCCGAACAAGAAGGGCCGCGCTGGCGAAACCGCGCCGATACCGATCACCTTTACGCCCGAAACCGTTGCGTGTTCGGGCGGGGACAACGGCGGCGATTGCTGGCCCGTTCCCGAGTCATTCTTCTACAGCAACGATGCCCCGATCTGGGCCGTCTTCGGCGTCGCACCGCCGTCCGGAGCCATGCCAGTCTGGGTACCGCCGATGCGTGATTGTTTTGGCCCGGCCGAATGCGCTGCTGAAGCGGCCCGCCGCCAAGCATACGAAGATGCATACGCGGCGTATAGAACCCCGCATATCGAGCTGGACCAGCGTATCCGAGAATTCAACGCCGATTTCGACAGCCGTCTCGTAGGCACCTTCACCTACTACCAGGTGGACGAAACCGTCACCGAAACCCGCACCGTCTCATCGGACCCCGCCAAGATCTTGTCGGGCGGGTCCATGACGCTCACCGGCACGGTCACCAACGATAAGAGCCAGATCGCCGCGGGCGGCGCCCTGTCAGTCACTGGCCCCGCGATCAACAACATCGGCGCTGGCGGCCAGCGCGTGGTCACGCGTGCCGGCACCGCCACCGTCACCCAGGCCCGCGACCGCGACCGCAAGGAATACTCTAGCGACTACCAGCAGACCCTGGCAGCGGAATCTATCGAACTGCCCGTCGGCACTTCCGGCGGTTATGTCCCGATCTCACTCACTGGCGGCGCGCCCGGCGCCACCGGCGCCAGCGCGCCTGGCCCCGTCTTGATCGCCAGCATTGGCCTGCCGGGTGGCAGCGTTGTGCGTAGCGTATCCAACCCGGCCACCATCCCGGACAGCCAGCTCTTTGCCGTCAATGGCCGGCCCGACGCGCCTTACGTGGTCGCCACCGATCCGCGTTTCGTCGGCAATCGCCCGACCGTATCCAGCGACTACCTGTTTGACCTGCTGCAGCAGCCTGGCGCACCCGTCGGCAACAGTGGCGCCTCTGGAACCGTCAATGCTGGCCTGGGCAACCGTCCCGGCGGCCTGAATGCCCTGATTCCGTCCGGCGCAAAATTCCTCACCCCGTCTGGCCAGCCTCGTCGTCTGGGCGACGGTTTCTATGAACAGAAGCTCGTCGCCGACCAGATCCTGGCCACAACCGGTCAGCGCTTCCTGGAAGGCTTCGGCGACAATGACAGCCAGTACAAGCAACTGCTAGCCAACGGCGCGCAGTTCGCTCTGGACAATGGCATCACACTCGGCGCAGCGCTCACCGAAGCGCAGCAGCGCCAGCTCAACACCGACCTCGTCTGGCTGGTCGAACAGACTGTGACGCTGCCCGACGGCACCACCGAAACTGTGCTGGTCCCGCAGGTCTACCTGCTGGTGCGCGAAGGTGACTTGAAGGGCGACGGCACCCTCATGGCCGGCCGCGACGTCAAGCTTGCGGCCGACGGCGATATCAATAACAGCGGCACCATCGGCTCGCGCGACGCTACCGTTATGACCGCCGCCAATATCGTCAATCAGGCAGGCGGCCTGATCCAGGGCGCCGTTGTCGATCTGGCAGCGCGCGAGGACCTGGCCAACCTGGTGTCCTTGATCAAGGGCGACAATGTTGCCCTGTCTGCGGGCCGCGACATCGCGTTGACATCTACGTCGGCGTCCGAGAATCACGGCGCGACCTGGGGCTCGTACATCTCAGGCGTATCGCGTGTGGACGCCGGCAACCTCAGCATGCAGGCCGGGCGCGATCTGACTTTGACGGCCGCGCAAGTCACCGCCAAGGACGACGTGCGCATCCAGGCGGGCCGGGACATAACCCTGGCCACGCTGGAGGAAAGCCACGGCGAATCGCAGGTGGGCAACAAGAAGAACCGGCATGACCTGAGTACCAGTAGCGAGATTGGTTCGACCATCGCTGCCGACGGTAACGTTACGCTGATCGCGGGCCAGGACGTCAATGCGCGCGCAGCCGACGTCACCGCCGGACAACAGCTCGCCGTGGGTGCAGGCCGGGACATCAACCTGACCGCTGGCGTGCAGACCGGCTCGGCCTACGGCGAAACCCATTACAAGACCAGTGGCTTCATGTCGTCGAAGACCACGCACACCAAGACGTCCAGCGATTGGACCCTAGCCAAGGGTTCCAACTTCATGGGCGATACGGTGGCGCTCATGGCAGGGCGTGACTTGACCGTGCAAGGGTCGAACGTCATCGGCGACAACGACGTATTGCTGATGGCCAATCGGGATATCACCATCGCGGCTGCGACGGAATCGTATAAGGACTATCAATACGAGAAAGTCACGAAATCGGGATTGGGCGGGGGCGGTGGTTTCAACATCGGCTACAGCAAGCAAGCGCGAACCGATTGGATGAAGGGCGAGAGCGGCGGCTATTCCAGCAGCACCGTGGGTAGCGTCGGCGGCAACGTGACCATCGATGCGGGGCGCGATGTCGGCGTGTTTGCCAGCGAGGTGCTGGCGCAGGACGGTGATATCTCGATCGCCGGCCGCAACGTCGCAATCGTTGCCGGTGTGGGCGAAGCCCGCCAGCACGAGTATCACGAGTTCAAGCAATCCGGTATCACGATAGGCGTCGCCGGGGGCATGCTGGGCGCAGCGCAACAGATTCATGGCACGCTCAGCCAAGCCGGCGAAGCCAAGAGCAGCCGGTTGGCGGCCGTCAAGGTTGGGCAGGCTGCATATCAGGCGGTGCAGGCCAATCGCGCGATGGACGCGGCCAATGGTGAAAAGGCAACGGCGGCGGACAAAGAAGCCGCAAGCGCCCAGATCCAGATCAGCCTGAGCTCCAACAAATCCGTCAGCGAGACCAAGCGCACGCAAGATACCGCGTTTGGGTCGTCGATCATGGCGGGCGGCAACGTATCCATTGTGGCGCTAGGCGAGAAGGGAGTTGCCGGTTCCGGCAATCTGTCGATTATCGGTAGCGACGTCACTGGCAAGAACGTGCTGCTGGCGGCAACCAATGACCTCTATCTTCTGAGCCAGGCGCAGACCTCCACGGAAACTTCGACCAACAAGAACAGCGGCTGGAAGGTGGGCGTGGGCATCGGCGTGTCCGATAGCGGCAGCGGCGGCGGCATCAACATCTTCGCCAGCGGCTACGCGGGCAAAGGCAACGCCAACGGTAACGGCACGACCTACCAGGAAACCCAGGTCAGCGCTCGCGACAATCTGACGCTGATCTCGGGCCGCGACACCGTGATGATCGGCGCACAAGCGCGCGCCGACAGCATCCGTGCCGACATCGGCCGCAACCTGACCATCGCCAGCCAGCAGGACACCGACCGCTACAACGCCAAGCAAAGCCAGGTTAACGCGGGCGGCAGCTTCAGCTTTGGCTCCATGACCGGCAGCGCCTACATCGGCGCCAGCATCGGCAAGACCAAGTCGAACTACGACAGCGTCATCGAACAGTCGGGCCTGTATGCAGGGACTGGGGGCTTCGACATCTACGTCGGCAAGCACACGCAATTGGACGGCGCGGTAATCGCCAGCGACGCAAACGCAGCCAAGAACAAGCTGTCGACGGAGACGTTCGGTTTCACTGACTTGGAGAACAAGGCCGCATATAAGTCCACGACCGTCGGCGTGAACCTGGGTATGTCGGGTGCGTTCGACGTTGCCAGCAAAGGCGGGGCAAATGGACTCGGTCCTTCGGGACTGACCTTTGGCCATACCAGCGGCAGCGATTCCGGCACAACGTACGCCGCGATTGCGCCGGGCACGATCGAGGTGCGCTCGGACAAGGGCACAGGCCGCGACAGCACGGCCGGCCTGAGCCGGGACACCGCCGGCGCGAATGGCAGCATCGGGCAGATCTTCGACAAAGACAAGGTCCGCGAGCAACTGGAGTTCCAGCAGGCGTTTGGTCAGCTGGGGATGCAGATTGCGGGGGATGTGCTGAAGGATTTGAAGAAGGATGATCCTGATCTCTGGGGAGAGGGCAAAGCAGGGGCGATTGCCATGCATGCCGCGATTGCGGGCATTGGTGCGGCATTGGGGGGCGGGAACGTTGCTGGTGCAATTGCGGGGACCATTGCTGGAGATTTGGCCACCAATCTGGTGCGAGATCAGGTCGAACTTGCGGTTGCGGGCTTATCTGGGGACATGCGTGATCAAGTCACGAAAGTGATATTGAACGTCGTTGCGAGCGCTGCCGGGGGTGCGGTTGGTGGCGTTAGCGGGGCGGGAGGTGCGGCTGTTGCGGATATGTACAACCGGCAGTTGCATCCGGACGAACGGAAATGGGCGAAGGAAAACGCAGAAGGGATGCAGAAATACGTTGCGGAGGCCACCGGACAAAGCATTTCACTTGAAGAAGCATATCAGCGCCTTCTGTCTGCAGGTTATGGGATTGTTGATGAGCGGGCCGACCAAGCCGGCAGCGCTAACAGTGATGAGTTTGCACGACAGTACATCGCGGAGAACAAGTCGGCGGGCTTGTTTTTGGCCAGTCCCGAGGAAAGGCGGAACTATCTGCTAAATGGCAACGTAGATGGCACGTGGACGCCCGAGCAGCAAGCACGTTTTGGCATCAAAACGCCTGGAGAAAACGCTAGTAGAAAAGTTACAGTCGCGGAAACTTATCTAGGCAAACCGTGCGGTGCTGATTGTGTCTCGAAGTTTTCGAGTATCAATGATGCAATTCTCTCTCTTGAAGTGGCGAAGAAGTTCTATCAGGATGATCCTTCAAGTGTAGATCTGATAAATCGCCAGATTATTCAATTGCGCGATGGAATTACTGATGACGAAATTGTTAGAGGTGCGGCAAGTTATCTGGCAAGCATAGATAAGGAAGTTGCGTACTCGATGCTAGGTACGCCGAGGCTGGTTGAAATATTTCAGAGGTTCAATGCCAAAATCGTTGGCGAAGCCGTCGTCGCGAATGATATAAACAGCATTGCAGATAGAATATTGTCCGCTAATCGTGTTGGCAGCGGTTTAAAAGCTGATACGTCGCATATTGCAGCTAGTTTTCTTACCAAGGAACAGCTTGCGTTGGGTGAGATTTTTACAATCAAAGGTGGGGATGGGGTGGATAGAATATTACTGCAAACAGTTGGTGGTCTTAATGGAAAACCAGGTATATATGAATACATCCTTGATCCGTCGAGTAAAGTGACTCATCAGAGATTTATCGAGAATGGGTTGATAAATGGAATCCCGAATCAACGCGCGCCTAGGGTGAAGTGA